One genomic segment of Methanomicrobia archaeon includes these proteins:
- a CDS encoding type II toxin-antitoxin system HicB family antitoxin: MLRHFTLEYWIDEGWYVGRLKEVPGVFSQGESLAELEENIRDAYHLMIEDEIPHRTMVQTKELIRKQLGLK; this comes from the coding sequence ATGTTGCGGCATTTTACCTTGGAATATTGGATCGATGAGGGCTGGTATGTCGGACGACTGAAAGAAGTCCCCGGCGTATTCAGTCAGGGCGAATCTCTGGCAGAGTTAGAAGAGAATATCCGTGACGCATACCACTTGATGATAGAAGATGAAATTCCGCACCGGACTATGGTGCAGACAAAAGAACTAATCAGAAAGCAGCTCGGACTCAAATAA
- a CDS encoding formate--phosphoribosylaminoimidazolecarboxamide ligase: MIDQHAIWEILAGYDREKITVATIGSHTALQILKGARDEGFKNLVICKKGAESVYRQFGLADELLTVDNFKHVLNKEFQDELIARNAVLIPHGSFVEYLSPVRIENELFVPMFGNRRVLDWESDRDKEREWLERAGLKLPREFKDPAEIDRLVMVKFPGAKGGKDYILASNLAEFAEKHKKLELKDKDRFTIQEFVIGTRFYPHYFYSPLNDRLELLSMDIRYESNIDGIARMTYILKESQPEPSFVVTGNLPVVVRESLLPRILEMGQHVIQTSQELFSPGLTGPFCIETICKEDLEFIAFEISARIVAGTNLYINGSPYSHLLYEEPMSTGRRISREIRDALREDSLEKVIY; this comes from the coding sequence ATGATAGACCAGCACGCGATCTGGGAGATTCTGGCAGGCTACGACCGTGAGAAGATAACGGTAGCCACGATAGGGAGTCATACCGCACTCCAGATACTGAAAGGCGCGCGGGACGAGGGCTTCAAGAACCTGGTAATCTGTAAGAAAGGTGCTGAATCTGTTTACCGCCAGTTTGGACTTGCTGATGAACTACTCACGGTCGATAATTTCAAGCACGTGCTGAATAAGGAGTTTCAGGACGAGTTAATAGCAAGAAATGCCGTGCTTATTCCACATGGGTCTTTTGTGGAGTACCTTTCTCCCGTCAGGATAGAGAACGAGCTCTTCGTGCCTATGTTCGGTAACCGAAGGGTGCTGGATTGGGAATCAGACCGCGATAAGGAGCGGGAATGGCTGGAGCGTGCAGGCCTGAAACTGCCTCGGGAGTTCAAAGACCCTGCGGAGATCGATCGGTTAGTAATGGTGAAGTTCCCGGGCGCTAAGGGTGGTAAGGATTACATTCTTGCCAGTAATCTGGCGGAATTTGCGGAGAAGCACAAGAAGCTGGAACTGAAGGATAAGGATCGGTTCACTATCCAGGAGTTCGTAATAGGAACAAGGTTCTACCCACACTATTTCTATTCGCCGTTAAATGACCGGCTGGAGCTCCTCAGTATGGACATCCGGTACGAATCCAACATTGACGGAATCGCCAGGATGACTTATATCCTCAAGGAGAGCCAACCGGAGCCGTCATTTGTCGTTACGGGCAACCTTCCGGTTGTCGTACGGGAGTCGCTCCTGCCCCGGATACTGGAGATGGGTCAGCACGTGATCCAGACCTCACAGGAGCTGTTCAGTCCTGGCCTGACCGGGCCGTTCTGCATCGAAACGATCTGCAAAGAGGACCTGGAGTTTATCGCGTTCGAGATCTCGGCACGAATCGTCGCGGGCACCAATCTGTACATCAACGGCTCGCCGTATTCGCACCTGCTCTACGAGGAGCCGATGAGCACCGGCAGGCGGATATCACGAGAGATAAGAGACGCACTCAGGGAGGATTCGCTTGAGAAGGTTATATACTGA
- a CDS encoding SpoIIE family protein phosphatase has protein sequence MASTIFELLLLLVEKMCVIIVVTYLLTRTSYFEEILERKFTLKNQAFMILILGALSIFGTYAGFEIFGARANVRDLGPMVGGLIGGPMIGLGAGLIGGLHRYFLGGFTCLPCSLATVLAGLFGGALYLLNKRKFIGIPGAVLFAALMESFHMGITLLLARPFAEALQVVEEVSLPMISSNALGMFFAATIIANLIRERETAEERDRYQAELERKRQELKIAHEIQQSFLPDAIPLLRGFELAALNLPAKEVGGDFYDFIPISKDKMGLTIADVSGKGVPAALFMALSRTLVRANARNNPSVAEVIRDANSMITADSKSGMFVTLFYAILDLKKRTLTYVNAGHNPPVLFEEKSGDLIMLRARGIALGAMDEIELEERTLELASGDAVVFYTDGVTEAVDAHEQQFGEERLVRLIRESHGLSAQELVERIKETVLAFCGDTPQYDDITLMVLKVGAAEAEA, from the coding sequence ATGGCGTCCACGATCTTCGAGCTCCTGCTACTACTCGTGGAGAAGATGTGCGTGATCATCGTGGTCACCTATCTCCTCACGCGCACGAGCTATTTCGAGGAGATACTGGAGCGGAAGTTCACACTCAAGAACCAGGCATTTATGATTCTCATCCTGGGCGCGCTCTCTATCTTTGGCACGTACGCGGGGTTCGAGATCTTTGGCGCACGTGCGAATGTCCGCGACCTCGGCCCGATGGTTGGCGGCTTGATTGGCGGGCCGATGATCGGCTTGGGCGCCGGATTGATCGGTGGACTGCACCGATACTTCCTGGGGGGGTTCACCTGTCTCCCCTGCTCACTCGCCACGGTGCTCGCCGGGCTCTTTGGTGGTGCACTTTACCTCCTCAATAAGCGAAAGTTCATCGGCATTCCGGGCGCGGTGCTCTTCGCGGCGCTCATGGAGTCCTTCCACATGGGCATAACCCTGCTCCTCGCACGACCCTTTGCCGAAGCGTTGCAGGTGGTGGAAGAAGTGAGCCTGCCCATGATCTCCTCGAACGCGTTGGGCATGTTCTTCGCCGCGACCATCATCGCCAACCTAATTCGAGAGCGCGAGACGGCCGAGGAACGCGACCGATATCAGGCGGAGCTGGAGCGGAAGCGACAGGAGTTGAAGATCGCGCACGAGATCCAGCAGAGCTTCTTGCCCGATGCGATACCGCTCTTACGCGGCTTCGAGCTCGCGGCGCTGAACCTACCGGCGAAAGAGGTGGGTGGCGATTTCTACGATTTCATACCCATCTCGAAGGATAAAATGGGTCTGACGATCGCGGACGTTTCTGGGAAGGGCGTGCCCGCAGCGCTCTTCATGGCCCTCTCTCGCACGCTCGTACGGGCGAACGCGCGCAACAATCCGAGTGTGGCGGAGGTGATCAGGGATGCGAACAGCATGATTACGGCAGATTCGAAGTCCGGAATGTTCGTTACGCTCTTCTACGCGATCCTCGATTTGAAGAAACGGACGCTGACCTACGTGAACGCGGGTCATAACCCGCCGGTACTGTTCGAGGAGAAGAGCGGCGATCTCATCATGCTTCGCGCAAGGGGCATTGCGCTCGGCGCGATGGATGAGATCGAGCTTGAAGAGCGGACGCTCGAGCTGGCCAGCGGCGATGCGGTGGTCTTTTACACCGATGGCGTGACGGAGGCGGTGGATGCGCACGAGCAGCAATTTGGTGAGGAGCGACTCGTCAGACTTATTAGAGAGAGCCACGGTCTTTCCGCCCAAGAGCTGGTAGAGCGGATAAAGGAAACCGTCTTAGCTTTTTGCGGCGATACGCCCCAGTACGACGATATCACGCTGATGGTCCTGAAGGTGGGTGCGGCGGAGGCGGAGGCATGA
- a CDS encoding STAS domain-containing protein, which yields MEIETKSIGGVEIISLNGRLDAYSSNEVERSINTLIDGGCVRIVVNFKGVEYISSSGLRVMLASLKRLRKLEGDLKLACLKPYVKEVFDIAGFTQLFDICDEEDDAVKRCSAGTGV from the coding sequence ATGGAAATAGAAACGAAAAGCATAGGTGGTGTGGAAATAATATCCCTGAACGGTCGGTTAGATGCCTATTCCTCAAACGAAGTGGAGCGAAGTATAAACACGCTGATCGATGGAGGTTGCGTGCGAATCGTCGTGAATTTTAAGGGTGTGGAGTATATCAGCAGCTCGGGACTGCGGGTGATGCTCGCGTCGCTGAAGCGGTTGAGAAAGCTTGAAGGCGATCTCAAGCTAGCGTGTTTGAAGCCTTATGTAAAAGAGGTCTTCGATATCGCGGGCTTCACCCAGCTCTTTGATATCTGCGACGAAGAGGACGATGCAGTGAAGAGGTGCAGCGCGGGTACGGGAGTGTGA
- a CDS encoding 2,5-diamino-6-(ribosylamino)-4(3H)-pyrimidinone 5'-phosphate reductase, giving the protein MAKGVTLEDFLDSEPGEGEGVEEDYEKTERPFVFINAAMSADGKIATVDRTQTRISGSKDFDRVYSLRAESDAIMVGIGTVLADNPSLTVKSKKQRDKRKRMGKDENPLRIVVDSKARTPVDADILNVGEGKRIIAVSQQAIVEDVGKLGEKADVLVCGTAEVDLKKLLHDLWLRGVRSVMVEGGAKLNWSLLSQKLVDEVYTYVGNMILGGETAPTLVDGAGFGERAAPVKLKLLRVEKLDEGVLLKWCVLHDKEAEEPKVEEEEEEINIEELLGAESENETT; this is encoded by the coding sequence ATGGCGAAAGGCGTAACCCTGGAGGACTTTTTGGATAGTGAGCCGGGCGAGGGTGAGGGCGTTGAAGAGGATTATGAGAAGACAGAGCGCCCGTTTGTCTTTATCAACGCGGCAATGAGCGCAGACGGTAAAATCGCCACGGTCGATCGAACGCAAACGCGAATAAGCGGCAGTAAAGATTTTGACCGGGTGTATTCGTTAAGGGCTGAGAGCGATGCGATCATGGTTGGTATCGGCACCGTTCTGGCGGATAACCCGTCGTTGACGGTGAAATCGAAGAAACAGCGCGATAAACGGAAGCGCATGGGCAAAGATGAGAATCCGTTGCGAATCGTGGTGGACAGCAAGGCGCGAACGCCAGTTGATGCTGATATCCTGAATGTGGGCGAAGGCAAACGGATCATTGCGGTTTCGCAGCAGGCGATTGTGGAGGATGTCGGTAAATTAGGCGAGAAAGCGGACGTCCTGGTCTGCGGCACGGCTGAAGTGGATTTGAAGAAACTGCTTCATGATCTATGGCTCCGTGGCGTACGCAGCGTGATGGTCGAGGGCGGTGCAAAGCTCAACTGGTCGTTGCTCTCCCAAAAGCTCGTTGACGAAGTTTATACCTACGTCGGGAATATGATACTGGGCGGTGAGACCGCGCCGACACTCGTGGACGGTGCAGGGTTTGGCGAGCGAGCTGCGCCAGTGAAGCTGAAGCTCTTGCGTGTGGAGAAGCTGGATGAGGGCGTGTTACTGAAATGGTGTGTGCTTCATGACAAAGAAGCGGAGGAGCCGAAAGTGGAGGAGGAGGAAGAAGAAATAAACATAGAAGAATTATTAGGAGCAGAATCGGAAAATGAAACTACCTGA
- a CDS encoding formate--phosphoribosylaminoimidazolecarboxamide ligase family protein yields the protein MIGRSEIKEVLDGYELDKATIGVLGSHSALDICRGAKDFGFRTLVVCQKGREKTYDQYYRSDGSFGVVDQTIILDKFPDITNERVQNQMRENNVIFIPHRSFEVYVGFDRIEDEFLLPLFGSRSMLRAEERDAPRNQYYLMKKGGIPYPRTYKSPEEIDRLVLVKAPEAQRTYERAFFFASSPDEFYTNSEQMIRAGKITEAGLKKAVIEEFVMGAQSNFNYFYSLLDQRLELLGTDTRRQTNLDGILRLPAPQQLEALKYMGVKAIEAGHIACTVKESLLEQIFELGEKFVQVARDEYPPGIVGPFALQASFTPGPPKETAVVFDISMRVQGSPGTMFTPYSGYYYGESLSVGKRVAMELRKAIQQNRLDETVT from the coding sequence ATGATTGGTAGAAGTGAGATAAAAGAGGTTCTTGACGGCTATGAACTTGATAAAGCGACTATAGGTGTCCTTGGATCACATTCCGCACTGGATATATGTCGAGGCGCGAAAGACTTCGGCTTCCGAACGCTGGTGGTGTGCCAGAAGGGCAGGGAGAAGACGTATGACCAGTATTATCGTTCGGACGGGTCATTCGGTGTCGTGGATCAGACCATTATCCTCGATAAGTTCCCGGACATAACCAATGAGCGCGTGCAGAACCAGATGCGTGAAAATAACGTCATTTTCATCCCGCACCGATCGTTCGAGGTCTACGTGGGCTTTGACCGGATCGAAGATGAATTTTTACTGCCGCTGTTCGGGTCGCGAAGTATGCTCCGGGCAGAGGAACGAGACGCGCCGAGGAACCAGTATTATCTGATGAAAAAGGGCGGGATCCCTTACCCCCGCACGTACAAGAGCCCGGAGGAGATAGACCGCCTAGTTCTGGTAAAAGCGCCGGAGGCACAGCGCACGTACGAGCGTGCGTTCTTCTTCGCATCCTCGCCCGACGAATTTTATACGAATTCCGAGCAGATGATCCGGGCGGGAAAAATAACGGAGGCCGGCCTGAAGAAAGCAGTAATCGAGGAATTCGTGATGGGTGCGCAGTCCAACTTCAACTATTTCTATTCGCTCTTAGACCAGCGGCTGGAGCTTTTGGGGACGGACACCAGGAGACAGACCAATCTGGACGGTATTCTACGCCTTCCCGCACCGCAGCAGTTAGAAGCCCTGAAGTACATGGGCGTCAAGGCCATTGAAGCCGGGCACATCGCCTGCACGGTGAAGGAATCGCTTTTAGAGCAGATATTCGAACTCGGCGAGAAATTCGTACAGGTGGCCCGGGACGAGTACCCGCCGGGGATCGTTGGCCCCTTTGCGTTACAAGCCTCGTTCACGCCCGGACCGCCGAAAGAGACCGCTGTCGTCTTCGATATCTCCATGCGCGTCCAGGGCTCTCCCGGAACCATGTTCACGCCGTATTCCGGCTACTACTATGGCGAGTCGCTCTCGGTGGGTAAGCGCGTGGCAATGGAACTCCGGAAAGCCATTCAACAGAACCGGCTGGACGAGACGGTTACCTGA